TAAAGATTTACTATATGAAGAAGGTCAAATTTATCTAACAAGAAAAACTTAAACTCTTTGATAATGTTTGTACGGAATTAAGTTTATCCTTAATTTTTCCTGAATTGGGATGCAGGATATTCTTCCATAAATTCTTTTGAACCAAAATGAATGATTTTGTCCAACAAACATGATCAAACTGAATTCGTTGAAAAATTATTAAGAATATTTTTTGTGATTTATTCGGTGTACTAAAGAGTTTCTTTCTTGGTTAGTTTTCAAATTTATTTAGTTCAATTTTTATTAAAATGTCCAATACTTATAAAGTTCATTTAGTCAACTCAGATTTAGGAATTGATGCTGTCATTGACGTGATGGCAGATGAGTATATTTTAGATGCGGCAGAAAGACAGGGTTTTAATTTACCCTATTCTTGTCGGGCGGGGGTTTGTGTCAGTTGCACAGGGAAGTTAAGCAAGGGTAGTGTAGATCATGATTATGATTTCTTAAAACAAAATGAAATTGATGCGGGTTTTTTCCTAACTTGCAAAGCCTATGCCACTTCTGATTGTACTGTCGAAACTCA
The sequence above is a segment of the Cyanobacterium stanieri PCC 7202 genome. Coding sequences within it:
- a CDS encoding ferredoxin (2Fe-2S) (PFAM: 2Fe-2S iron-sulfur cluster binding domain~TIGRFAM: ferredoxin [2Fe-2S]~COGs: COG0633 Ferredoxin~InterPro IPR001041:IPR010241~KEGG: tel:tlr1236 ferredoxin~PFAM: ferredoxin~SPTR: Ferredoxin;~TIGRFAM: ferredoxin [2Fe-2S]); its protein translation is MSNTYKVHLVNSDLGIDAVIDVMADEYILDAAERQGFNLPYSCRAGVCVSCTGKLSKGSVDHDYDFLKQNEIDAGFFLTCKAYATSDCTVETHQEDALLDL